Genomic DNA from Bacteroides zhangwenhongii:
TGGATAAAGATAGCCCTGCAATAGGCATAGTTTTTACGGTCTTTCTGATATAAAGCGTTGATCTTATTGCAACGCTGCTGAAGACGTTGTACCTGATTCAATGGAATCGGATCCCCCATACAAGTTTCGCGCTTACTGTTGGACAGATACGATTCATCACGAATTCCATCCTTGGCGTCCTGAATGATAATACGCACGTCAGCACCTTCCTGCATCAGAACACGCGCCAGACGAAGAGCAATATCATATGCATATTCGTCTTCGTGAAGCTCATGCCTTCCTGCCCGTCCGATAGCTCCGGGATCGGGACCGCCATGTCCGCTGACCACATAGAAACAAGCACCGGCAAGACGATTGGAAGTAACCTTGACATTTGCCAATTCCTTACCGAACAAAGGCTCGTTAATAGTAGTTCCCAAATTTGTGTTTTTTGATTTCTCTTTGGGAGGAATAATATAACTCACCCCTACTTTAAGTACATTCTTTTTCCCCAGTTTCTTTTTATTCAGCTCTATAAAATCATCCATATATTTTTTTGGAGAACGGTTATGTCTCAATAGAAAAGCAGAGATACCCTCACCCGCCTTCGGAGTCGCTTTCTGCTGCGCCCAAAGTGCTGTTCCTGAGAAAAGAAAAGCTAAGAATAAAAGAATATAGAGTTTATTTTTCATATCTGCACAATTATCTCCTTCATGTGACTATCATTTCACTCATAAACAGGACAAAAATACAATTATTTTCCCTACTTTTGCGCCATTAAAACATTTTTTGGAATAAATCACTAAAACCCGATAACATTATGGCAAAACAATTCAAGCCCGAAACCCTGTGCGTACAGGCAGGGTGGACGCCTAAAAAGGGCGAACCACGCGTATTGCCCATCTATCAAAGTACAACTTTCAAATATGATACCAGCGAACAAATGGCCCGCCTTTTCGATTTGGAAGATAGCGGTTACTTTTATACACGACTGCAGAATCCGACAAATGACGCTGTTGCCGCCAAGATTGCCGCTCTCGAAGGTGGTGTAGCCGCCATGTTGACTTCCAGTGGTCAGGCAGCCAACTTTTACGCCATTTTCAATATTTGCCAGGCCGGAGATCATTTTGTTTGTTCTTCCGCTATTTACGGCGGTACTTTCAACCTGTTCGGCGTGACAATGAAAAAACTAGGCATAGACGTTACCTTCGTCAATCCGGACGCCAGCGAAGAAGAGATTTCCGCAGCCTTCCAGCCAAATACAAAAGCATTGTTCGGTGAAACTATTTCCAATCCTTCTCTCGAAGTGCTGGATATTGAGAAATTCGCCCGTATCGCTCACAGTCACGGAGTACCTTTGATTGTGGATAATACTTTCCCTACCCCCATCAACTGTCGCCCGTTCGAATGGGGTGCCGACATCGTTGTTCACTCCACAACCAAATATATGGACGGACACGCTACCAGCGTAGGCGGTTGTGTAGTTGACAGCGGTAACTTCGACTGGGACGCTCATGCAGATAAATTTCCGGGCCTTTGTACCCCTGACGAATCCTACCACGGACTGACTTATACCAAAGCATTTGGCAAAGGCGCTTATATCACCAAAGCTACCGCACAACTGATGCGTGACTTGGGTAGCATCCAAAGCCCGCAAAATTCATTCTTATTGAATCTGGGACTCGAAACACTACACCTCCGTATGCCACAGCATTGCCGCAATGCGCAGAAAGTAGCCGAATACCTTTCCAAGAACGAGAAAGTGGCTTGGGTCAATTACTGTGGCCTGCCGGATAACAAATATTACGCTTTGGCACAAAAATATATGCCGAACGGTTCTTGTGGAGTAATCTCCTTCGGCCTGAAAGGGGGACGCGATGTTTCCATCAAGTTTATGGATTCACTGGAATTCATTGCTATCGTCACTCACGTTGCCGATGCACGTAGTTGCGTGCTCCATCCTGCAAGCCACACACATCGTCAGTTGTCGGACGAGCAGTTGATGGAAGCAGGTGTACGGCCTGACCTAATTCGTCTATCCGTAGGAATCGAAAACGCAGATGATATCATCGCGGATATTGAACAGGCATTGAACGCATAAACATACCTAACAACCTAAAAAAAGAGCAGGTGTCAGAATTAAAACCAGCAATTGCCGGCTTTAATTATTCTGACACCTGCTCTTTTTTGTTACATCAGTCGTAGTATCTGTTACATATTTGTTCCTCCATTTCCCTCTTCTTTTTTACCTTTGTCACCAGTCAACTAATAAATAACACTTTGAATAAAGACATGAGAAACATTGTAAAGAAAACCACTTTGGTAAGTAGTTTAGTCCTCGCACTATCAGCAAACTCCATGTATGCCCAATCTTTCGAATGGATCAGCAGTACGGAAGGTAACACCTGGCAAAAATCGAAAGCCAAGCTACAAACGAATGCCGCACAAACTCCCATATTGGATGTCAGCGGTTCGGAAGAAGGGACTGTTTTCAAAGCTTGGGGAACTTGCTTCAACGAATTAGGATGGGATGCACTCAATATGCTTCCCCGTAAGGAACAGGAAACGATTCTTCACAAACTCTTCTCTCCCAAAGGAGAGCTGAGGTTCACAATGGGACGCTTTTCCATGAATGCCAACGACTATGCACGTGACTGGTACAGCTGTGACGAAGTGCCCGGTGATTTCCAATTAAAATACTTCAATATCAACCGTGACAAAACAACTTTGATTCCTTTTATCAAAGCCGCCCAACAGTATAATCCCAACATGACTTTCTGGATGTCCCCATGGTCACCCCCTTCATGGATGAAAATCAATCATTACTATTCGGTACGCAGTGACCGTAATCAAAATCAAATGTCTCCCTTGTCGGATGTAGCCCTCTTTGAAGGCAGTAAAGAGAAAAACACGAAGGTTTTCCCGCAACAGCTAGCCGTGAATGATTATTTTATCCAAGACCCACGTTACCTGCAAACCTACGCCAATTACTTTTGCAAATTCATCGATGCTTACAAGCAACAAGGCATTGCCATTTCAATGGTGATGTTCCAAAATGAATCATGGAGCTACACCAACTATCCGGGTTGTGCATGGACGGCAGAAGGTATCATCCGTTTCAACACAGAATATCTCGCTCCTACCCTAAAGAAACAACATCCGGAAATTAAATTATACTTAGGAACAATCAACACCAACCGCTACGATGTTATCGATCAGGTCCTTTCTGATCCACGTATGCCGGAAACGATACAAGGCGTCGGTTTCCAATGGGAAGGCGGACAGATCTTACCGAAACTCCGTGCCAAATATCCGCAATATAAATATGTACAAACAGAAAGTGAATGCGGATGGGGCTCTTTTGATTGGAAAGCAGCCGAGCATACCTTCGGATTGATGAATCACTATCTGGGTAATGGTTGCGAAGAATATACTTTTTGGAACGCTATATTGTATGATGGTGGTTTCAGCGGATGGGGATGGAAACAAAACGCGTTAATCCATGTAGATTCAAAAGCAGGAACGGCAACCTATACTCCTGAGTATTATGCAGTACAACATTACAGCCATTACATAACGCCCGGTTCAAAAATCTTAGCTTATAAAACCGGCAAAGAAGACAAAACTCCGGTACTTGTCGTTATGACTCCTCAAAAGAAACAAGTGGTTATAACCGGAAATTTCAACGAAAAAGCGAAAGATATAACCGTTAAATTAGGAAACCGCTATTTAAATATCACTTTACAACCTCATTCACTGAATACTTTCGTAGAAAAATAGAAAAAGAGAATAAAAAAAATACTCACTGCAATGAGATTCCCTCTCATCACAGTGAGTATACTTAAGACTTTAGAATAACAACCTCCTTACATCCGGCCTCCCCCCAACGCCTGATACAAAGTAATCATACCCTGGATTTCGGTAAAGCGATTGGCTACTTGAGACAATTGTGCATTAAGCAACGTTTGTTGTGCAGTCAATACCTCCAGATAAGTGGTGTTGCCATGCTTCATCAAAAGACTTGTGCTCTTCGCGGCCGTCTGTAAGGAAGCTACTTGCTTATCATAGAAAACAGCCTTCTCACGAGCCGTCTGATACTGTACCAATGCTTCGTTCACCTCCACGCCCGCATTCAGTAAAGTCTGTTCAAAACTAAGGCGTGCTTCTTCCTGTTGTGCTTTCGCAATCTTGAGTTGTGCGATATTCAGTCCTTTATTAAACAAAGGCTGAGTCAGGGATGCTAAAGCAGAAGCAAGGAATTGCCCCGGATTGATAATCATGCTACCGGCACTGTTTGTCCACCCGGCACTACCACTCAAAGTGATGGAGGGATAGAAAGCAGCACGAGCTGCATTCGTTGTGTAGAAAGCCTGAGCCAATGAAAATTCCGCACTACGAACATCGGGGCGATTGGCAAGCATTTGCAAAGGAACACCTACTGAGAAGTTCTCCGGCAACCGCTGATTTCCCAGTTTTCCACGCTGAATCGCGTGAGGAGTTTCCGCCAATAACAACGCCAACGAGTTCTCAGCTTGATTGATCTGCTCTTTCAGATCAAGCACAGTCGTACATATATTATAATAGGTAGCCTCTGTCTGCGCCAACCCGGCTTCAGTCACCATACCGGCATTTTTCATGGCACGGGTAGTCCTCAC
This window encodes:
- a CDS encoding N-acetylmuramoyl-L-alanine amidase family protein, with translation MKNKLYILLFLAFLFSGTALWAQQKATPKAGEGISAFLLRHNRSPKKYMDDFIELNKKKLGKKNVLKVGVSYIIPPKEKSKNTNLGTTINEPLFGKELANVKVTSNRLAGACFYVVSGHGGPDPGAIGRAGRHELHEDEYAYDIALRLARVLMQEGADVRIIIQDAKDGIRDESYLSNSKRETCMGDPIPLNQVQRLQQRCNKINALYQKDRKNYAYCRAIFIHVDSRSKGKQTDVFFYHSNKKAHSKRLANNMKDTFESKYDKHQPNRGFSGTVSGRNLYVLSRTTPVSVFVELGNIQNTFDQRRLVINSNRQALAKWLMEGFLKDHKEKK
- a CDS encoding O-acetylhomoserine aminocarboxypropyltransferase/cysteine synthase family protein, with the protein product MAKQFKPETLCVQAGWTPKKGEPRVLPIYQSTTFKYDTSEQMARLFDLEDSGYFYTRLQNPTNDAVAAKIAALEGGVAAMLTSSGQAANFYAIFNICQAGDHFVCSSAIYGGTFNLFGVTMKKLGIDVTFVNPDASEEEISAAFQPNTKALFGETISNPSLEVLDIEKFARIAHSHGVPLIVDNTFPTPINCRPFEWGADIVVHSTTKYMDGHATSVGGCVVDSGNFDWDAHADKFPGLCTPDESYHGLTYTKAFGKGAYITKATAQLMRDLGSIQSPQNSFLLNLGLETLHLRMPQHCRNAQKVAEYLSKNEKVAWVNYCGLPDNKYYALAQKYMPNGSCGVISFGLKGGRDVSIKFMDSLEFIAIVTHVADARSCVLHPASHTHRQLSDEQLMEAGVRPDLIRLSVGIENADDIIADIEQALNA
- a CDS encoding TolC family protein; protein product: MRKIIILSVATLVLSSCGIYNKYKPVSEVPEGLYGSEPVAAADTANLGNLSWREVFTDPYLQTLIDSALVRNTDMQTAHLRVKEAEASLLTSKLSYLPTLFLAPEGAVSSLDRAKATQTYSLPVTASWELDIFGKVTTAKRRAKAAYEQSKEYEQAVKTQLVAAMANAYYTLLMLDSQYEIAVATEAAWKESVRTTRAMKNAGMVTEAGLAQTEATYYNICTTVLDLKEQINQAENSLALLLAETPHAIQRGKLGNQRLPENFSVGVPLQMLANRPDVRSAEFSLAQAFYTTNAARAAFYPSITLSGSAGWTNSAGSMIINPGQFLASALASLTQPLFNKGLNIAQLKIAKAQQEEARLSFEQTLLNAGVEVNEALVQYQTAREKAVFYDKQVASLQTAAKSTSLLMKHGNTTYLEVLTAQQTLLNAQLSQVANRFTEIQGMITLYQALGGGRM
- a CDS encoding glycoside hydrolase family 30 protein, with amino-acid sequence MRNIVKKTTLVSSLVLALSANSMYAQSFEWISSTEGNTWQKSKAKLQTNAAQTPILDVSGSEEGTVFKAWGTCFNELGWDALNMLPRKEQETILHKLFSPKGELRFTMGRFSMNANDYARDWYSCDEVPGDFQLKYFNINRDKTTLIPFIKAAQQYNPNMTFWMSPWSPPSWMKINHYYSVRSDRNQNQMSPLSDVALFEGSKEKNTKVFPQQLAVNDYFIQDPRYLQTYANYFCKFIDAYKQQGIAISMVMFQNESWSYTNYPGCAWTAEGIIRFNTEYLAPTLKKQHPEIKLYLGTINTNRYDVIDQVLSDPRMPETIQGVGFQWEGGQILPKLRAKYPQYKYVQTESECGWGSFDWKAAEHTFGLMNHYLGNGCEEYTFWNAILYDGGFSGWGWKQNALIHVDSKAGTATYTPEYYAVQHYSHYITPGSKILAYKTGKEDKTPVLVVMTPQKKQVVITGNFNEKAKDITVKLGNRYLNITLQPHSLNTFVEK